Proteins encoded within one genomic window of Perognathus longimembris pacificus isolate PPM17 chromosome 28, ASM2315922v1, whole genome shotgun sequence:
- the Cysltr1 gene encoding cysteinyl leukotriene receptor 1: MSVVGNVTGSSAGENICGNTIDEFRNHVYSTMYSMISVVGFFGNSFVLYVLIKTYHEKSAFQVYMINLAVADLLCVCTLPLRVVYYVHKGIWLFGDILCRLSTYALYVNLYCSIFFMTAMSFFRCVAIVFPVQNIKLVTQKKAKFVCVGIWIFVIVTSSPFLMSKTYKDEKNNTKCFEPPQDNQAKKHVLILHYVSLLIGFIIPFIIIIVCYTMIILTLLKNSMKKNLPSRKKAIGMIIVVTAAFLISFMPYHIQRTIHLHFLHNETKPCELVLKMQKSVVITLSLAASNCCFDPLLYFFSGGNFRRRLSTFRKHSLSSMTYMPKKKASLPEKEEEIYKE, translated from the coding sequence ATGAGTGTTGTCGGAAATGTGACAGGATCTTCTGCCGGTGAGAACATATGCGGGAATACTATTGATGAATTCCGCAACCACGTGTACTCCACCATGTACTCTATGATCTCTGTTGTGGGGTTCTTTGGCAATAGCTTTGTGCTATATGTCCTCATAAAAACATATCATGAGAAATCAGCCTTCCAAGTATACATGATTAATTTAGCTGTAGCAGatctactgtgtgtgtgcacactgccTCTCCGTGTGGTCTACTATGTCCACAAAGGCATTTGGCTCTTCGGTGACATTTTGTGCCGTCTCAGCACCTATGCCTTGTATGTTAATCTCTACTGTAGCATTTTCTTTATGACAGCCATGAGCTTTTTCCGATGTGTTGCAATTGTTTTCCCAGTCCAGAATATTAAATTGGTAACCCAGAAAAAAGCCAAATTTGTGTGTGTTGGCATTTGGATTTTTGTGATTGTGACCAGTTCTCCATTTTTAATGTCTAAAACTTACAAAGatgagaaaaacaataccaaatgcTTTGAGCCTCCTCAGGACAATCAAGCTAAAAAACATGTTCTGATCTTACATTATGTGTCATTACTCATTGGCTTCATCATCCCTTTTATCATTATAATTGTATGTTACACAATGATCATTTTAACCTTACTAAAAAATTCAATGAAGAAAAATCTTCCAAGTCGTAAAAAGGCTATAGGAATGATCATAGTTGTAACAGCTGCTTTTTTGATTAGCTTCATGCCTTATCATATTCAACGCACTATCCATCTGCATTTTTTACACAATGAAACGAAACCCTGTGAATTGGTCCTTAAAATGCAGAAATCAGTCGTTATTACCTTGTCTCTAGCTGCATCAAATTGTTGCTTTGACCCGCTCCTGTATTTCTTTTCCGGGGGAAACTTTAGGAGAAGGCTGTCTACATTTAGAAAGCATTCTTTGTCCAGTATGACATATATGCCCAAAAAGAAGGCCTCCCTgccagaaaaagaagaggaaatataCAAAGAATAG